A single Numenius arquata chromosome 1, bNumArq3.hap1.1, whole genome shotgun sequence DNA region contains:
- the LIPT2 gene encoding LOW QUALITY PROTEIN: octanoyl-[acyl-carrier-protein]:protein N-octanoyltransferase LIPT2, mitochondrial (The sequence of the model RefSeq protein was modified relative to this genomic sequence to represent the inferred CDS: deleted 3 bases in 3 codons), giving the protein MSGLPVRVLRLGLRPYSEALRVQERAWGRRGRRGAAAPDPLPLPGESVVLSEPSGPVYAGGLRGAPEAEAAERLRARGAGLAAARRGGRITFTGPGSCWPSPVLDLRRRGLPLRGYVAALEGLVLRLCRRLGLAAARALPPPFTGVWMGDSKICAIGVHCGNHITSHGLALNCCTDLTWFDHIVPCGLEGKGVTSLSRELGRHVTVDHVLEPFLDSFQEVFECTLVFSEDPGD; this is encoded by the exons ATGTCGGGGCTCCCGGTGCGGGTGTTGCGGCTGGGCCTGCGGCCCTACTCCGAGGCGCTGCGGGTGCAGGAGCGC GCGtgggggcggcgcgggcggcgagGGGCTGCGGCCCCCGACCCCCTACCCCTCCCCGGGGAGAGCGTTGTGCTGAGCGAACCCTCGGGCCCCGTCTACGCT GGGGGCCTGCGGGGCGCCCcggaggcggaggcggcggaACGGCTGCgggcgcggggagcggggctggcggcggcgcggcggggcgggaggatCACCTTCACGGGCCCGGGCAGCTGCTGGCCTTCCCCGGTGCTGGACCTGCggcggcgg ggtctgccgctgAGGGGGTACGTGGCGGCGCTGGAGGGGTTGGTGCTGCGGCTCTGCCGCCGCCTGGGCCTGGCCGCCGCCCGAGCCCTCCCGCCGCCCTTCACCGGCGTCTGGATGGGCGACAGCAAGATCTGCGCCATCG GGGTGCATTGCGGGAACCACATCACTTCCCACGGGCTGGCGCTGAACTGCTGCACCGACCTCACCTGGTTCGACCACATCGTCCCCTGCGGGCTGGAGGGAAAAGGCGTCACCTCGCTGAGCCGCGAGCTGGGGCGGCACGTCACCGTCGACCACGTCCTCGAACCTTTCCTCGACTCCTTCCAGGAGGTGTTCGAATGCACCTTGGTCTTTTCAGAAGACCCCGGGGACTAG
- the KCNE3 gene encoding potassium voltage-gated channel subfamily E member 3 translates to MEEGNQTETWHQSLQAVLNVLNQTLHGVVLCPADRPATSAAATRNASTRAGRPGRNDNAYMYILFVMTLFAATVGSLILGYTRSRKVDKRSDPYHVYIKNRVSMI, encoded by the coding sequence ATGGAGGAGGGCAACCAGACGGAGACCTGGCACCAAAGCCTCCAGGCGGTGCTTAATGTCTTGAACCAGACGCTGCACGGGGTTGTCCTCTGCCCCGCCGACCGCCCTGCCACCTCCGCCGCTGCCACCCGCAACGCCAGCACCCGCGCTGGCCGTCCCGGCCGCAACGACAACGCCTACATGTACATCCTCTTCGTCATGACCCTCTTCGCCGCTACGGTGGGGAGCCTCATCCTGGGCTACACCCGCTCCCGCAAAGTGGACAAGCGAAGCGACCCCTACCACGTCTACATCAAGAACAGGGTCTCCATGATCTGA